Proteins from a genomic interval of Luteibacter pinisoli:
- a CDS encoding DUF1653 domain-containing protein, which yields MSIRVGYYRHFKGMPYRVLGTARHSETMEELVVYQALYGDHGLWVRPAGMFAETVEHEGRVQPRFAFESEEAQP from the coding sequence ATGAGCATCCGTGTCGGCTACTACCGCCACTTCAAGGGCATGCCCTACCGCGTGCTGGGCACCGCCCGGCATAGCGAAACCATGGAGGAGCTGGTGGTGTACCAGGCTCTTTATGGCGACCATGGCCTGTGGGTGCGCCCCGCCGGCATGTTTGCCGAAACCGTTGAACACGAAGGCCGCGTACAGCCACGCTTCGCCTTCGAAAGTGAGGAGGCACAGCCATGA
- a CDS encoding DUF4870 domain-containing protein, with protein MSTPSDQVPPPPVPPPYEPAPPVINTDDKNIAMLTHLSGILFSIIMPLIVWLMHKDRSDKAYLVTEAKEALNFQITVLIGYVICWILTFLLIGAILTPLLWLANLIFCIIAAVKVSSDGSYRYPWALRLVS; from the coding sequence ATGAGTACCCCGTCCGATCAGGTTCCACCGCCGCCCGTCCCGCCGCCGTACGAGCCGGCTCCGCCGGTGATTAACACCGACGACAAGAACATCGCGATGCTGACGCACCTGTCAGGCATCCTCTTCAGCATCATCATGCCGCTGATCGTCTGGCTGATGCACAAGGACAGGTCCGACAAGGCCTACCTGGTGACGGAGGCGAAGGAAGCCCTGAACTTCCAGATCACGGTGCTGATTGGCTATGTGATCTGCTGGATCCTGACCTTCCTGCTGATCGGCGCGATCCTCACGCCGCTGCTGTGGCTGGCCAACCTGATCTTCTGCATCATCGCCGCCGTGAAGGTGAGCTCGGACGGAAGCTACCGCTATCCGTGGGCATTGCGCCTGGTGAGCTGA
- a CDS encoding acetyl-CoA carboxylase carboxyltransferase subunit alpha: protein MNPNFLDFEQPIAELEAKIEELRHASSGQAFNIDEEVARLREKLKVKTAEIFRNLTPWQVSQVSRHPARPYTLDYIQGMCEEFHELKGDRMFADDQAIVGGLARINGRSIMIVGHQKGRDTKTKVKRNFGMPRPEGYRKALRLFKLAERFKIPVFTFIDTAGAWPGINAEERGQSEAIARNLLEMAELRVPIICTVTGEGGSGGALAIGVGDRTIMLQYSTYSVITPEGCASILWKSADKAKDAAEVMGLTAPRILENGLIDKIVREPLGGAHRNPQSMATRLKAVLLNELDALEKLSVDQLLEKRYQRLRGYGAFTE from the coding sequence ATGAATCCCAACTTCCTCGATTTCGAACAACCCATCGCCGAACTGGAAGCGAAGATCGAAGAACTCCGCCATGCCAGCAGTGGCCAGGCGTTCAACATCGATGAAGAAGTGGCGCGCCTGCGCGAGAAGCTGAAGGTCAAGACGGCCGAGATCTTCCGCAACCTCACGCCGTGGCAGGTCAGCCAGGTGTCGCGCCACCCGGCGCGCCCGTACACGCTCGACTACATCCAGGGCATGTGCGAGGAATTCCACGAGCTGAAGGGCGACCGCATGTTCGCGGACGACCAGGCCATCGTCGGTGGCCTGGCCCGCATCAACGGCCGGTCCATCATGATCGTGGGCCACCAGAAGGGCCGCGACACCAAGACCAAGGTGAAGCGTAACTTCGGCATGCCGCGTCCTGAGGGTTATCGTAAGGCGCTGCGCCTGTTCAAGCTGGCCGAGCGCTTCAAGATCCCGGTGTTCACCTTCATCGACACCGCCGGCGCCTGGCCGGGCATCAACGCCGAAGAACGCGGCCAGTCCGAAGCCATCGCCCGCAACCTGCTGGAGATGGCCGAGCTGCGCGTGCCGATCATCTGCACCGTCACCGGCGAAGGCGGCTCGGGCGGCGCCCTGGCCATCGGCGTGGGCGACCGCACGATCATGCTGCAGTATTCGACCTATTCGGTGATCACGCCCGAGGGCTGCGCCTCCATCCTGTGGAAGAGCGCGGACAAGGCGAAGGACGCCGCGGAAGTCATGGGCCTCACCGCCCCGCGCATCCTCGAAAACGGCCTGATCGACAAGATCGTCCGCGAGCCGCTGGGCGGCGCACACCGCAATCCGCAGTCGATGGCAACGCGCCTCAAGGCCGTGCTGCTGAACGAACTCGACGCGCTGGAAAAGCTCTCGGTCGACCAGCTGCTGGAAAAACGCTACCAGCGCCTGCGCGGCTACGGCGCCTTCACCGAGTAA
- the yjgA gene encoding ribosome biogenesis factor YjgA, producing MRPWDERPKQDEDEEDLGPSRSEQRRNALDMLKLANQLVELPPSRIPKLNLPEDIIDEIARTRKVTAHIARKRQLAYLAKMMRRHGDEAFTDARAALGEDRDRQRQEAAHMHRLEAARERLLDGGDAPLGELFDKHPELDRQHLRSLVRQARAEREANKPLHAFREIYRILKELEASQD from the coding sequence ATGAGGCCCTGGGACGAACGCCCGAAGCAGGACGAGGACGAGGAAGACCTCGGCCCCAGCCGCAGCGAACAGCGGCGCAACGCGCTGGATATGCTCAAGCTGGCCAACCAGCTGGTGGAACTGCCGCCGTCGCGGATTCCGAAGCTGAACCTGCCTGAAGACATCATCGACGAGATCGCCCGCACGCGTAAGGTGACCGCGCATATCGCGCGCAAGCGCCAGCTGGCGTACCTGGCGAAGATGATGCGCCGGCACGGCGACGAGGCGTTTACCGACGCACGCGCCGCACTGGGCGAGGATCGCGACCGCCAGCGCCAGGAAGCCGCGCACATGCATCGCCTGGAGGCCGCGCGTGAGCGACTGCTCGATGGCGGCGACGCGCCGCTGGGCGAGCTCTTCGACAAGCATCCGGAGCTGGATCGCCAGCACCTGCGTTCGCTGGTGCGCCAGGCGCGTGCGGAACGTGAGGCGAACAAGCCGCTGCACGCGTTCCGCGAGATCTACCGGATCCTGAAAGAGCTCGAAGCCTCGCAGGATTAA
- the ispA gene encoding (2E,6E)-farnesyl diphosphate synthase, producing the protein MTPASTDLPAPLKALAGRADDALARALPGDTLPPIELHRAMRYAVLGGGKRLRPLLVYAAGHALGTDGPILDAPASAVEIIHAYSLVHDDLPAMDDDDMRRGRPTCHIVFGEAMAILAGDALQALAFEILAESPAGDDATQRIAMLRTLGAACGAEGMAGGQAFDLSAVGRKLTLEELERMHAYKTGALIRASVRLGALAAGCHDDALLARLDRYGHAVGLAFQVRDDILDIEGESAVIGKTAGKDAAADKPTFPSIIGLDASRARLTALVDEALEAIAPLGERGEWLADLARYSAARGH; encoded by the coding sequence TTGACTCCCGCATCGACTGACCTGCCGGCGCCGCTGAAGGCGCTGGCCGGCCGGGCCGACGACGCGCTTGCGCGCGCGCTGCCCGGCGACACCCTCCCGCCGATCGAACTGCACCGTGCCATGCGCTACGCCGTGCTGGGCGGTGGCAAACGCCTGCGCCCGCTGCTGGTATACGCCGCCGGCCACGCGCTGGGCACCGACGGTCCGATCCTCGATGCGCCCGCCAGCGCCGTGGAGATCATCCACGCCTATTCGCTGGTCCACGACGACCTCCCGGCCATGGACGACGACGACATGCGCCGTGGCCGTCCCACGTGCCACATCGTGTTTGGGGAAGCGATGGCGATCCTCGCCGGCGACGCCCTGCAGGCGCTGGCCTTCGAGATCCTGGCGGAGTCACCGGCCGGTGACGACGCCACCCAACGTATCGCCATGCTACGCACGTTGGGTGCCGCCTGCGGCGCCGAGGGCATGGCCGGCGGCCAGGCTTTCGATCTGTCCGCCGTCGGCCGCAAGCTCACGCTCGAGGAACTGGAGCGCATGCACGCGTACAAAACCGGCGCACTGATCCGCGCCTCGGTACGCCTCGGCGCCCTTGCCGCCGGCTGCCACGATGACGCGCTGCTCGCACGGCTGGACCGCTACGGCCATGCCGTCGGCCTCGCCTTCCAGGTCCGCGACGACATCCTCGACATCGAAGGCGAATCCGCGGTCATCGGCAAAACCGCCGGCAAGGACGCGGCTGCCGACAAGCCTACCTTCCCCTCGATCATCGGCCTCGACGCATCCCGCGCGCGCCTCACGGCGCTCGTCGACGAAGCGCTCGAGGCTATCGCGCCGCTGGGCGAGCGCGGCGAGTGGCTCGCAGATCTGGCGCGCTACTCGGCCGCTCGCGGACACTAA
- a CDS encoding NYN domain-containing protein codes for MANDVTDKLAVLIDADNARPAIVDGLLAEVAKYGTAHVKRIYGDWTGPNLNGWKSALLDHSIQPIQQFAYTSGKNATDSAMIIDAMDLLYSERFDGFCIVSSDSDFTRLASRIREAGLIVYGFGETKTPKPFVSACDKFIYTEVLVGANEDEEKATSAPMPAAELRGDTKLLNGLRNAIKDASDENGWAALGGVGSILNKRMPDFDSRNYGYAKLSGLIHGIGLFDIEERQHGNAKHVYVKLRAKGK; via the coding sequence ATGGCCAACGACGTCACCGACAAGCTCGCCGTGCTGATCGATGCGGACAATGCCCGCCCGGCCATCGTGGACGGGCTCCTCGCGGAAGTGGCCAAGTACGGCACGGCGCACGTCAAGCGCATCTACGGCGACTGGACCGGGCCCAACCTCAACGGCTGGAAGAGCGCCCTGCTCGATCACTCCATCCAGCCGATCCAGCAGTTCGCCTACACGTCGGGCAAGAACGCCACCGACTCGGCCATGATCATCGACGCGATGGACCTGCTGTATTCCGAGCGCTTCGACGGCTTCTGCATCGTATCCAGCGACAGCGATTTCACGCGCCTCGCCTCGCGCATCCGCGAAGCGGGACTCATCGTCTACGGCTTCGGCGAAACAAAGACACCCAAGCCCTTTGTCTCCGCGTGCGACAAGTTCATCTACACCGAAGTGCTGGTGGGCGCGAACGAAGACGAGGAAAAAGCGACATCGGCACCCATGCCCGCCGCCGAACTGCGCGGCGATACGAAGCTGTTGAATGGCCTGCGCAACGCCATCAAGGATGCCTCCGACGAGAACGGGTGGGCGGCGCTCGGCGGGGTCGGCAGCATCCTCAACAAACGCATGCCCGATTTCGATTCACGCAACTACGGCTACGCCAAGCTGAGCGGCCTCATCCACGGCATCGGCCTGTTCGATATCGAGGAGCGCCAGCATGGCAATGCCAAGCACGTGTACGTGAAGCTCCGCGCGAAGGGTAAATGA
- the tilS gene encoding tRNA lysidine(34) synthetase TilS, with product MSIDLADHVASALAELDAVPLVVAYSGGPDSTALLHALATATPRPPLRALHVDHGLHAESGLWAMHCRRFCESLDVPFESVRVSVDLTRGEGVEGAARRARRAAFTAALRPGERLVVAHHRDDQVETILLKLLRGAGPDGLAGMRDLRPLGAGEMWRPLLGLARDALLDHVALHALDTIHDPSNDDPRVARAWLRSTVVPALQEHWPHAAQSIVHSARLCREAAGCLRDGWLEAYTRLRAADGSLDAPEWLALPDAWRGPLLDHWLHGSGLSAPTTAQRETLERQVREASAERLPLVGWLDTEVRVWRGRLWSMPRRPGFDGEWSSPWHGEPLALPGGGSLSLGGHRLATPVIVRYRRGGESLRPVGDRHTRELRDLFQQTGVPPWERPRMPLVLAGDTLLAVADRWVSEAGKPLFDEAGATPLWHRGD from the coding sequence ATGAGCATCGATCTTGCCGACCATGTCGCGTCCGCCCTGGCGGAACTCGACGCCGTGCCGCTCGTCGTCGCTTACAGCGGCGGCCCGGATTCCACCGCCCTGCTCCATGCGCTCGCCACGGCGACGCCGCGCCCGCCGCTTCGCGCCTTGCACGTCGATCATGGCTTGCACGCCGAAAGCGGCTTGTGGGCGATGCATTGCCGGCGTTTCTGCGAATCGCTCGATGTGCCGTTCGAGTCCGTGCGGGTCAGCGTCGACCTCACCCGCGGCGAAGGCGTCGAAGGCGCTGCACGGCGGGCACGTCGCGCGGCGTTTACCGCTGCGCTGCGTCCCGGTGAACGGCTGGTCGTGGCGCACCATCGCGACGACCAGGTCGAGACGATCCTGCTGAAGCTGCTGCGGGGCGCCGGCCCCGATGGCCTGGCCGGCATGCGCGACCTGCGCCCGCTGGGCGCCGGCGAGATGTGGCGCCCGCTGCTTGGCCTGGCGCGCGACGCGCTGCTGGACCACGTGGCACTGCACGCCCTCGATACTATCCACGACCCCTCGAACGACGATCCGCGCGTGGCGCGCGCGTGGCTGCGCAGCACCGTCGTCCCCGCCCTGCAGGAACACTGGCCGCACGCCGCGCAGAGCATCGTCCACAGCGCCCGTCTGTGCCGGGAGGCGGCGGGCTGCCTGCGCGATGGCTGGCTGGAGGCCTACACGCGGCTGCGGGCGGCGGACGGCAGCCTGGATGCGCCGGAGTGGCTCGCCCTGCCCGACGCATGGCGTGGGCCACTGCTCGACCACTGGCTTCACGGCAGCGGGCTTTCGGCGCCGACCACGGCCCAGCGCGAAACGCTGGAACGCCAGGTCCGTGAAGCCTCCGCCGAACGCCTGCCGCTGGTGGGCTGGCTGGATACGGAGGTGCGCGTGTGGCGCGGCCGGCTCTGGTCCATGCCGCGCCGGCCCGGGTTCGACGGCGAATGGTCCTCACCGTGGCATGGGGAGCCCCTTGCCCTGCCGGGGGGTGGCTCGTTGTCGCTGGGGGGGCACCGACTGGCGACGCCCGTTATCGTGCGCTATCGCCGTGGCGGTGAATCCCTGCGGCCCGTCGGCGACCGCCATACCCGCGAGCTCCGCGACCTGTTCCAGCAGACGGGCGTGCCGCCCTGGGAGCGCCCGCGGATGCCCCTGGTGCTCGCCGGCGATACCCTGCTTGCCGTGGCCGACCGCTGGGTCAGCGAGGCGGGCAAACCCCTGTTCGACGAGGCCGGGGCGACGCCCCTGTGGCATCGCGGCGATTGA
- a CDS encoding exodeoxyribonuclease VII small subunit — protein MPKSPATPVPVSSIAEFEHSLDELEQLVTRMEGGELSLDESLSSFERGIGLYRQCQTALEQAELRVRLLLDPEAPDTAEPFDSRID, from the coding sequence ATGCCGAAGTCCCCTGCCACCCCCGTTCCCGTGTCGTCCATCGCCGAGTTCGAGCACTCGCTCGATGAACTCGAACAGCTGGTCACGCGCATGGAAGGCGGTGAGCTGAGCCTGGACGAGTCACTGTCCTCCTTCGAGCGCGGCATCGGCCTCTACCGACAGTGCCAGACGGCGCTGGAACAAGCGGAACTGCGCGTACGCCTGCTGCTCGACCCTGAAGCCCCCGATACCGCCGAACCCTTTGACTCCCGCATCGACTGA
- the pmbA gene encoding metalloprotease PmbA produces MSQVSTRDTSHQDLDRLASLAEDTIRRARAAGATQADVSASIDIGLNVNVRLGEVETVEHTRDRGFALTVYFGQRKGSASTADLNPDSIQATIDQACAIARFTEEDPAAGLADADRMATSFPDLDLWHPWDLDVDSAIALGCEIEDAGRALAGITNSDGSSVNAGQSLSVYANSHGFVGRERGTRHSLSVALIAGDDDGMQRDYWYDSVRDARSFMDPAEIGRKAAERTLARMGARRLGTRQSPVLFAPEVARSLIGHLLGAVSGGSLYRRSSFLLDHVGKQILPSWMRIDEKPLIPRGLGSSVFDAEGVTAMDAPLIVDGVLSRYILGSYSARKLGLSSTGNAGGVHNLLVKTGDDDFAGMLKKLGTGLLVTEVMGQGVSIITGDYSRGASGFWVENGQIAYPVEEITIAANLRDMYANLVAIGADVDHRSHILTGSWLIENMTIAGE; encoded by the coding sequence GTGAGCCAAGTTTCCACCCGTGACACCAGCCACCAGGACCTCGACCGCCTCGCCAGCCTGGCCGAGGATACGATCCGCCGGGCCCGCGCCGCAGGCGCGACCCAGGCCGACGTCTCGGCCAGCATCGACATCGGCCTGAACGTGAATGTGCGCCTGGGCGAGGTGGAAACGGTAGAGCACACCCGGGACCGTGGTTTCGCCCTCACGGTGTACTTCGGCCAGCGCAAGGGCTCGGCCAGCACGGCCGACCTGAACCCGGACTCGATCCAGGCCACGATCGACCAGGCCTGCGCCATCGCCCGTTTTACCGAGGAAGACCCGGCCGCCGGCCTGGCCGATGCCGACCGCATGGCCACGTCCTTCCCGGATCTTGACCTGTGGCACCCCTGGGACCTGGACGTGGATTCGGCCATCGCACTGGGCTGCGAGATCGAGGATGCGGGCCGCGCCCTGGCCGGCATCACCAATTCCGACGGTTCCAGCGTGAACGCCGGGCAGAGCCTCTCCGTCTACGCCAACTCGCACGGCTTCGTCGGGCGCGAGCGCGGCACGCGGCATTCCCTGTCGGTGGCCCTGATTGCCGGCGATGACGATGGCATGCAGCGCGACTACTGGTACGACAGCGTGCGTGACGCGCGGTCGTTCATGGATCCGGCCGAGATCGGCCGCAAGGCCGCCGAGCGCACCCTCGCCCGGATGGGCGCGCGCCGCCTCGGCACCCGCCAGTCCCCCGTGCTGTTCGCCCCCGAAGTGGCCCGCTCGCTGATCGGCCACCTCCTCGGTGCCGTCAGTGGCGGCTCGCTGTATCGCCGTTCGAGCTTCCTGCTCGACCACGTGGGCAAGCAGATCCTGCCGTCGTGGATGCGCATCGATGAAAAGCCGCTGATCCCACGCGGCCTGGGCTCGTCCGTGTTCGACGCCGAGGGCGTGACGGCCATGGACGCGCCGCTGATCGTTGACGGCGTGCTCTCCCGCTACATCCTGGGCAGCTATTCGGCCCGCAAGCTGGGTCTGTCGTCTACCGGCAATGCCGGTGGCGTGCATAACCTGCTGGTGAAGACCGGCGACGACGATTTTGCGGGAATGCTCAAGAAGCTCGGCACCGGGTTGCTGGTCACCGAAGTGATGGGGCAGGGCGTGTCGATCATCACGGGTGACTACTCCCGTGGCGCGTCGGGCTTCTGGGTCGAAAACGGCCAGATCGCCTACCCGGTGGAGGAGATCACCATCGCCGCCAACCTGCGCGACATGTACGCCAACCTCGTCGCCATCGGCGCGGACGTCGACCACCGGTCGCACATCCTCACCGGCTCGTGGCTGATCGAGAACATGACCATCGCGGGCGAGTAA